Proteins co-encoded in one Fusarium musae strain F31 chromosome 3, whole genome shotgun sequence genomic window:
- a CDS encoding hypothetical protein (EggNog:ENOG41), which produces MFRSSLRRCATQARSAATAALLTQTRTALPAVRRQVLTSRSSIAAISRIASITRAYSTEATAEQNESESIPSAEAEPEVRFADLQGIHPNLLKPIIEDMKYDTMTPVQAKTIQPALKGTDIVAQAKTGTGKTIAFLLPLLQRMIEEDSTLADRSARRQARSDDIRGIILSPTRELAEQIAAEARRLVSHTGLVVQCAVGGTDKRSMLHQTRRNGCHLLVATPGRLNDLLQDTSSGIDAPNLAALVLDEADRMLDVGFERELNEIIKCLPKPEEKVRQTMLVSATIPDSVIRLARNMVRANDFEFVQTIPENESLTHDKVPQHIVPVSGWSQVFPTLFELLEREDATIRKTPGAMPLKAIVYFNTTALVELAGELFYQQRQNAKNDGTPYFSSYVMQSKLNQQQRQRAADRFREARSGVLLSSDVTARGMDFPNVTHVIQIDTPRERESYIHRLGRTGRQNKEGQGWLIIPNSSVRNARKMLQGLPIQQNSSLSSAETDVAGGETTPHHEKTKALFGTLPRSLLATAYMSMFGMATNKHEMAEEVNEWTRLGWGWEKPPSVSSMWAQKLGLANTPGMQISDGQRFGDRSGGRFGDRSGGFSSRESDDPFDSMASNARRDDFGRGRSGGFGRGGSGGGRSGGFGGSRSGGYGGNRSGGYGGGRGDRSSGGGRSGGYGGGRSSF; this is translated from the exons ATGTTTCGATCCAGCCTTAGGCGCTGTGCCACTCAGGCCAGATCCGCCGCTACAGCTGCCCTCCTCACACAGACCCGAACTGCTTTGCCTGCTGTTCGCCGTCAGGTTTTGACAAGCCGCTCTTCTATCGCTGCCATCAGCCGAATTGCTTCCATCACACGCGCCTACAGCACCGAGGCTACAGCTGAGCAGAATGAGTCCGAGTCTATTCCTTCAGCTGAAGCTGAGCCTGAAGTTCGCTTCGCCGATCTCCAGGGCATTCACCCCAACCTTCTCAAGCCCATCATCGAAGACATGAAATACGATACCATGACACCTGTCCAGGCCAAGACTATTCAGCCTGCCCTCAAGGGTACTGACAT CGTTGCTCAAGCCAAGACTGGTACCGGAAAGACTATTGcattccttcttcctctcctgcAAAGAATGATTGAGGAGGACAGCACCCTCGCCGACAGATCCGCTAGACGTCAAGCCCGATCCGATGATATCCGTGGAATTATTCTCTCTCCCACACGAGAGCTGGCCGAGCAAATCGCCGCTGAGGCTCGCCGATTGGTTTCACACACTGGTCTCGTCGTTCAGTGTGCTGTTGGTGGCACTGACAAGCGCAGCATGCTTCACCAGACTCGACGAAATGgttgccatcttcttgttgctACTCCTGGTCGTCTGAACGATCTTCTCCAGGACACCAGCAGTGGCATTGATGCCCCCAACCTGGCTGCTCTGGTCTTGGATGAGGCCGACCGAATGCTCGATGTCGGCTTCGAGAGAGAGCTCAACGAAATCATCAAGTGCCTTCCCAAACCTGAAGAGAAGGTTCGCCAGACCATGCTCGTTTCCGCCACAATCCCCGACAGTGTCATCCGACTGGCCCGCAACATGGTCAGAGCCAACGACTTCGAGTTTGTCCAGACCATCCCCGAGAATGAGTCTCTTACCCACGACAAGGTTCCTCAGCATATCGTTCCCGTCTCCGGTTGGTCTCAGGTCTTCCCCACCCTTTTTGAGCTTCTGGAGCGTGAAGATGCAACGATCAGGAAAACCCCTGGTGCCATGCCTTTAAAGGCTATTGTCTACTTCAACACCACTGCTTTGGTTGAGCTGGCTGGCGAGCTGTTCTACCAGCAACGCCAGAATGCCAAGAACGACGGCACCCCTTATTTCTCTTCCTATGTCATGCAGTCAAAGTTgaatcaacaacaacgcCAACGAGCTGCCGACAGATTCCGCGAGGCTAGATCCggtgttcttctttcttccgaTGTCACAGCTAGAGGAATGGATTTCCCTAATGTCACACACGTTATCCAGATCGATACTCCCCGGGAACGTGAGTCTTACATTCACCGACTTGGACGAACTGGCCGACAGAACAAGGAGGGCCAAGGCTGGTTGATCATCCCCAACTCTTCCGTCCGTAACGCTCGAAAGATGCTTCAGGGTCTCCCCATTCAGCAGAACAGCTCTCTCAGCAGTGCTGAGACTGACGTGGCAGGAGGTGAGACTACTCCTCACCACGAGAAAACCAAGGCGCTCTTTGGTACTCTTCCTCGTTCACTTCTCGCTACAGCCTATATGTCCATGTTCGGCATGGCTACTAACAAGCATGAGATGGCCGAAGAGGTCAACGAATGGACACGTCTTGGCTGGGGATGGGAAAAGCCCCCGTCTGTTTCCTCCATGTGGGCTCAGAAGCTGGGATTAGCCAATACGCCAGGCATGCAAATTTCGGATGGCCAGCGATTTGGCGATCGATCTGGTGGACGGTTCGGTGATCGATCCGGTGGATTTTCAAGCCGAGAAAGCGATGATCCCTTTGATTCCATGGCAAGCAATGCTCGCCGGGATGACTTTGGACGTGGTAGATCTGGCGGGTTTGGCCGCGGAGGCTCAGGCGGTGGTCGCTCAGGAGGCTTTGGCGGTAGCCGCTCAGGAGGATACGGTGGCAACCGTTCAGGAGGCTACGGTGGTGGCCGCGGTGACCGAAGCTCTGGTGGTGGCCGCTCAGGAGGCTATGGCGGAGGACGCTCTTCATTCTAA
- a CDS encoding hypothetical protein (EggNog:ENOG41), with protein sequence MAAMLEFRTQGYNPYAVKYSPYYDSRIAVATSANFGIVGNGRVFALALTAQGVQVEKTFDTNDALYDLAWSEINENQLIVACGDGSLKLFDLGIDDFPVMNFHEHKRETFSVCWNPITKDTFISSSWDGTVKIHIVLPLQPRLDIRRLVRLPPPNLRPPNAIFGKVSPHGDDTGPRFWAATVTRGFCACRDSYSRLE encoded by the exons ATGGCTGCAATGCTTGAATTCCGAACCCAAGGGTACAATCCCTACGCTGTCAAGTATTCCCCGTACTACGACTCGCGAATTGCCGTTGCGACGTCTGCCAACTTTGGCATTGTGGGCAATGGTCGGGTATTTGCGCTCGCTCTGACGGCGCAGGGTGTACAAGTTGAGAAAAC TTTCGATACAAACGATGCGCTGTACGACTTGGCTTGGTCCGAGATTAACGAGAACCAGTTGATTGTTGCCTGTGGCGATGGGTCGTTGAAATTATTTGACTTGGGAATTGACGATTTTCCGGTTATGAACTTTCACGAACATAAGCGAGAAACCTTCTCCGTCTGTTGGAACCCTATAACCAAGGATACTTTCATATCGAGTTCCTGGGACGGCACAGTCAAGATT CACATCGTTCTGCCCCTCCAACCCCGCCTTGATATCCGCCGTCTCGTCCGACTCCCACCTCCGAATCTTCGACCTCCGAACGCCATCTTCGGCAAAGTATCACCTCACGGCGACGATACCGGTCCACGCTTCTGGGCCGCAACCGTCACCCGGGGCTTCTGCGCCTGCCGAGATTCTTACTCACGATTGGAATAA
- a CDS encoding hypothetical protein (EggNog:ENOG41), whose amino-acid sequence MASHLRSFAPSLDEIKVDQITESRIFNVVSMLPNSLPGPISFLRRSISFHTLRPGVTISGSQAKPRPLSEADVSATMVQPLQTDMVKHSGRFVESRDLNPQPMSRVLYSEAPEDEPVMRAASGVHWKFARQGTNLVNISIDGGKAAVADEDVAFERKAFVDGVTYLLKALPQELDEGELRRIQCALPEQVNLSDMALTRAEPGSQRVRPSQPRSIIHRGVQMTVVNLIFFLSFLMPYLLLLVRCAARLERKYKISEKVVGHGVDLVNSIGKQSASLTEAIGQMNDGKVAQALLEVFVWTVDGVTQGISDGLGEGLSMVGSKPKMGG is encoded by the exons TCTCTGGACGAGATCAAGGTCGATCAAATCACCGAAAGCAGGATCTTCAACGTCGTCTCCATGCTTCCAAACTCACTCCCCGGGCCAATTAGTTTCCTCAGACGGAGTATCAGTTTTCACACTCTACGTCCTGGTGTGACGATATCTGGGTCACAAGCAAAACCTCGGCCTCTTTCAGAAGCTGATGTCTCGGCTACAATGGTCCAGCCACTCCAGACGGACATGGTAAAGCACTCGGGTAGATTTGTAGAGTCACGAGACTTGAATCCTCAGCCGATGAGTCGAGTCCTTTATTCGGAAGCACCAGAGGATGAACCAGTTATGCGAGCGGCGTCTGGCGTGCATTGGAAATTTGCACGGCAGG GAACGAATCTCGTCAACATCTCTATAGATGGAGGCAAAGCTGCTGTagcagatgaagatgttgcgTTTGAGCGGAAAGCCTTTGTTGACGGAGTGACATATCTTCTCAAAGCTCTTCCACAGGAACTTGATGAAGGCGAACTCAGGAGAATTCAATGCGCATTGCCAGAGCAAGTCAACTTGTCTGATATGGCTCTAACTCGAGCAGAACCGGGCTCACAGCGCGTTCGCCCCAGTCAACCCCGTTCAATCATCCATCGCGGAGTCCAAATGACAGtcgtcaacctcatcttcttccttagCTTCCTAATGCCATATCTGCTATTGCTCGTTAGATGCGCAGCTCGACTGGAGCGCAAGTACAAGATCTCCGAGAAGGTCGTCGGTCACGGCGTGGACTTGGTCAACTCAATTGGCAAGCAAAGCGCTTCGCTGACTGAAGCAATCGGGCAGATGAACGATGGTAAAGTTGCTCAGGCTCTATTGGAAGTGTTTGTTTGGACCGTTGATGGTGTAACTCAGGGTATCTCGGATGGACTCGGGGAGGGTCTTTCGATGGTGGGGTCGAAACCAAAGATGGGTGGCTAG